The nucleotide window ttcttttcgttgtgggtttcttttttttttgtgtgtgtgtccgtCTCTGGAATTGTAGTCTTAAATACAGTTGGCTCAGTCGATAGAGAAACACGATACAATTAATTATAATAACAAACGTTCACCTGTGGCACTTCTGGTTACAGAAAGTATGAAACACGGCGCTTGTAAAAAAAGGCCTTCAACAACAGATTCGtagcaaaatcaaaattatataaaaaaaaatgcgaatgCGGTagaaaataaacacaaaaagTGATAATGGACGGAACTGTACAACCAattccaaaaaaacaaacaaaaaatgcctGTCCGCTGATCACACAAACGCATGAAAATCAATcactttcgaaaaaaaaaccaaaaacaacaaaacctCGCCGAAAATACTTCTTTTCATGACATTGCGTCAAAATCGAGAAAAGGTCAACTTTTGGTCAATATCTTTCGGGGATTGTGCAAGGTGGGTTGAGTTTCaggtgaaggaaaaaaacaagatgaTGAGAATGCGGGAAAAGAGTGGGGTAACaatccaacaacaacaacaacaacaaaaggaaCCAAGTCCTGGAGACGACCCGTAAACGGAGAGTGAGCATTTCACGGTGGAGTTTttatgtttcttgtttttcttgtttttcttcttctctgttGGGGGTGGTTGCGTCTGGTATTACAGAAATGCAAAAACGTCTTCCTGTCAGTTGTTCCCTGTTTTAAAGCTTCGTTTCGTGCTGATTGGGCAAACCCCAACCTCGGAAGGGCGATTGCATTCGATTGCGGTTGCCGTAAGCGTTGTACGGAAGTGCGTGTGGGTGTGGCGGCAGAGAGGGTGGCATAACCGAACCCTGGGTATTGTCCACGTCATTGTCGTCAGCTGAATCAACGTCACCTAAGAAAGAAAGACATAAAATGGTCGTAAAAGAAGTAACATGAAGAACCAAACGGAGAGAATAATAGCTAAATTACCATCGCTGGAATTTGTCGAGTGAATAAAATGCTCCGTGCGGATGGCTTTGCGAGACTTTGGCTTCTTGTACTTGAACTCACGCGGCAGCGTATACGACCGCGGCAGTGAGATTTGACTGTCAATGTCAGACGGGTTGCGGTAGGACTTGTAAATgacaccaccaccaccaccgccgCCACCGCTTTTGGAACTCACGGACGTCACCGTGTACGTTCGATCCCATTGACCCGTGCCAGACTCCACCGAACCCTGAGGGTGGTATGACGGTCCGTTTCTCCAGCGCGGATCGCAGTAATCGTAATACACTCGCGAATGCTCCAAATGATGCGCTGATAGAAGGATTTCTGGTGTCTTGGATCGGTATTTTCGATGTCCTGATTCACCTGGGTCATCATCAACGTGAGAtcgtaaatttttcattaCATTTGAGGATAACCAAAGTCGTAAATACCTTGAGAGCCGTAGGCGAAAATCGGCGGATCCGGTATCGAAGGGCCACTTGGCCACGGCTGTTTCTTCGAGCGAGGAATGGGCTGTTTGAGTGTGCCAGATTCGCTAACATCACTCTGGGGCGGCCTTTTAAGCTTGCCCTGTTTGATTTCCTCCTCGATGACACGCAACTCTGCCAGTTGTTGGCGCTTCTTTTCCTGTAACTTGAGCTGGATGTCTATGCGCGAGCAAATGCTACCCTCATTTTCGCTGGAACCCGAACGCGGATGCAAGGGTCGCTTCCAAAATGGCTGCGACATCTTGCCGCCACCATTCACCGTCATGGAAGGTAAAACGGGCACTGGCGGAGGAACGAATGTCGttggtttcttcttcttccgcaTCATTGCTGGATTAAATCGGCAGTTGAATACGCCAGGGACGTACGGGGGATTCTCGGTGCAGTAAACTGTATGGCCATTTTGCTTGATGAACGTGCCGGAATTCTGTAGGAAATTTAACGAGTAACAATTTAAAAGTATGATCGCAACAAATGAAACAACTGCTTCTTACTGGGTTGTTGCTACAATTCTTTGATAGACCATCCGGATTTGAAATGCTCTCGCTAACGACGTAGGTGCCGGAAGGCGTGACGTAAGAATATGGCTCGGGTGGGTTATTGTTGGTCGGGTATGACCCCGTCGATGGGTAACTCAGCCGCTTGACGTGGAAGTATCGATAATAAATGCCCAGGAAAATAACGCCGACGACGAACGAAAGAAACATGGTGACGGTAGCTAGCTCGTGATACCAGGGCTCTTCATGATGAACACCAATGAGCCAAACGGCTACCAGAAGGGTGTTTTCCAGAAACATGGTAACGTAGAAAGCAGCCATCTTCATGCGGGGATTGACATGTTGTAAATTGACGTAGCAAAAGATGTAGACGACAGCAATGAGGGCGCAATAGGCGTCTTTCTTAATCTTGGACATTTTGTCGCCGTGGAAGACGTTGCGGGGAGATATTAGCCAAAAGAACATGCTCAACCAGTGCAAGCCGATCACCAGGAACACCCAGTAACCGTAGACGGTGGCGTAGACGGTCAACGCGATTGCTCGCGATGTCACTGTTCCTAGCCGCCAAAGGAATTGGAAAATGACTCCTAGCCAAGTCAGCACCAGTTTGTGAACGTTCTGCCGGCGAACGTTTTTGTTGAAAGAGGCCAAAGCCCAGCAAACGCTGACCAACGACAACACGGTCGACACTATGTTCAAGTCTTTAACCTCATCTCGATGCGGCTTCAGCCATATCAAATATAACTGAACCAACAACATTGGTGCAGCCTCGATAAAGGCGTGGACCAACCGGAGCATGCACAGGTCACGCACTTCATGTTTCACAATTCTCAAATCCACCGGAATGAAGAGTTTAGAGTACCGCCACAAAACACCTATTCCGGCCAAATGCATAGCTATCAGCGATCCTCTGTTGACATCTTTCTCGTCATTATCCTCGTCGTTTGTTGGTTGGCAGGATGAGTGTCGCTCAAGAAACCATTTGGCCGAGAGCAATTGACTGACAATCAATGATGAGGTGATGAATAATACGGCCAAGGTAAGCCAAACGTATTGCTGTTGTTGATACAATGTGTAAGCAGTAATAACGTCAAAAACGACGTCACAAAAATAGGACGCCATCGAAATGATGTTGAATAACACATCACATAAAGGTAAAAATTCTTGAGTCATGATGGTCAACTGATTTCTCCAACAAAGGATATTCTgtgggaaaaataaaaatttcgaaaattAATGTATACCCATTTTTTAACACTGTACTAATAATGGTAAGAAAAAAGACAGAAAACCATCTGTAtgcaacaataaaaacaaaaaacaaactagagtgtttacatttcttttcttgtgaaaaagaaaactacaGCATTATATCAATATTGAGAGTGTACTGTATAATGGCATGAAAACCACTCCTGGTAGTTTCTGTGCTTACAGTGTAAAAGCTGGTCATAAATAACAACTACGGTTTCAAAGCACTCGTAAGCTATCGCCCATTGCggtttttaataattttattttaaagtatatttggtcgTATTTACCTGTCACAACTCTGTGAAGGAATTTTGATGCACGCACTAGTCACAAACCACGTAGATGACATGAGCAACCGTATGATCTCTAGAATTCGAGATAATTAGAACCGAAGGAAGCTTGACGAAATTTCACACAAAATAATACCTTTTGAGCAATCAAATTGGATTCAAAACAATGTATAATTCATTTATATACAAATCACGCTGGGCGTTTTGACGTCTGAGACCTTGGACTCCATGTTGTATACCTTTCCCCTGGTGGGAAAAATGTCAATCATAAATATTAACCTAACATTATTCGTtatcaaattacaataaatcTGTGAACCTTTCAAAGTCAATGAagcaaaattattatttagttttagatttaaaattcaaaaagaatattttatAAGCTAGAAAAAGTATCTTTGTGACTTGGCAATAGGCTTAGTGGAAGCTCCTCCCACAAAACATTTTGCCCGCGAATGcattctctttctctgtgtttCACTATCAAGAGCTTGCGTGCCGATTGATGTGTTAAGTTTTCAGCGAAAagtttgttgtattttttctaTCGTATCAAGCCTGGGTCTTGGTGAAAATGGCAAGTCCAGCTAAAAGTCATGCTAGTAGCCGTGCCTCAAACAGTAAAAGATCTCGACGTCGTTCTGCGGGAGGTAATTTTTATTAAACGTAGAGTGTTTCTACATGAAATGAAGAGTTCCTAAATTCATTACATCTACTCT belongs to Daphnia magna isolate NIES linkage group LG1, ASM2063170v1.1, whole genome shotgun sequence and includes:
- the LOC116936342 gene encoding uncharacterized protein LOC116936342, coding for MTQEFLPLCDVLFNIISMASYFCDVVFDVITAYTLYQQQQYVWLTLAVLFITSSLIVSQLLSAKWFLERHSSCQPTNDEDNDEKDVNRGSLIAMHLAGIGVLWRYSKLFIPVDLRIVKHEVRDLCMLRLVHAFIEAAPMLLVQLYLIWLKPHRDEVKDLNIVSTVLSLVSVCWALASFNKNVRRQNVHKLVLTWLGVIFQFLWRLGTVTSRAIALTVYATVYGYWVFLVIGLHWLSMFFWLISPRNVFHGDKMSKIKKDAYCALIAVVYIFCYVNLQHVNPRMKMAAFYVTMFLENTLLVAVWLIGVHHEEPWYHELATVTMFLSFVVGVIFLGIYYRYFHVKRLSYPSTGSYPTNNNPPEPYSYVTPSGTYVVSESISNPDGLSKNCSNNPNSGTFIKQNGHTVYCTENPPYVPGVFNCRFNPAMMRKKKKPTTFVPPPVPVLPSMTVNGGGKMSQPFWKRPLHPRSGSSENEGSICSRIDIQLKLQEKKRQQLAELRVIEEEIKQGKLKRPPQSDVSESGTLKQPIPRSKKQPWPSGPSIPDPPIFAYGSQGESGHRKYRSKTPEILLSAHHLEHSRVYYDYCDPRWRNGPSYHPQGSVESGTGQWDRTYTVTSVSSKSGGGGGGGGVIYKSYRNPSDIDSQISLPRSYTLPREFKYKKPKSRKAIRTEHFIHSTNSSDGDVDSADDNDVDNTQGSVMPPSLPPHPHALPYNAYGNRNRMQSPFRGWGLPNQHETKL